The Myripristis murdjan chromosome 11, fMyrMur1.1, whole genome shotgun sequence genomic sequence GGCCCCATCTTCCTCAAGTCCCAAGTCCCAAGTCCTCAAGTCCCAAGTAGCCAGGAGGAAAACTTCTCAAAGTtgtcctttttgtttatttacaaaaatgagAGTctaatatacaaaataaaacacttgtagCTTCAGGGTGAACCAAGGCcaatataacaaacaaaacaattgtaCCTGTAAAGCAACAAACTCTAATTCTAACAAAGAAACCAAACACATACCTTCCTACTgaacaaacacaggagaaaaacgGTTTAACCAAAATGGCAGTTCACCCCTACTTCTCTATACATAGACCACTTTCACAACACTGGAGCAAAGAACAAAGAAATGGCTGGCAAGGAGAGCCTGCTGCTGCCCTAACTGTCTCCATCTTGGGCATTATATAGCTCTTCTCCTGAACGATCAGCCAATCCAGGGACTGGAGAGCCTCAGCCAATCCTGCGTCGCTCACAGCACACTTGCTAAAACAAAGGTAGGGCAAAAGGACAgagcacacactctgaacaaaCAGAACACAACAACAGCCATAACAAAAGTTTAGAAtgtaaatgccaaaaaatgccATGGGGAAATACTTTTGAGTTCCTCACCTTGTTTCTTCTTGTACACTGCGAATCCGATGCCAGCAATGAGGAGCACAGCAATAACAGCCACCACAGCAACGATGGGGATGGTCAGGTCACTGGGCTTCACTGTTGAGccaaaataaacaagtgaaTCAATGAGTCAGTTAAAGAAATCAGAGCCTGTATAAAGTCAGTTACAGCAGGATTCTGTGCATCCACCCATTACATCCATTCATCTAGTTATCAAATATTTCCAAATATTTATTAACACAGTCCTGTGTTCAATACAGCTGACCTTTATTACTTTGCCTCTGATGCTGAGGAACCTGTTGTGATATTCTGTCTTGTCTgggttatgtgtttgtgtgcaattcctgttttattttgtaggattGCCCTTGTGTATGTTGTGTAGTTATTTCCTTTTGGTTTCACGCTAGTTTTTCCCACACACCTGTGCTTTGTTGTAATTAGTCTTGCCCTATTTATTCCCTGTGGGTCCTTGTATCCTCTGCCAGATTGTCTTTGTATATTTCTGAGGGCATTAACTTTAGATAAAATGTTTTAAGATGTTTCTTCAGACGTTTGAGGGTCAAATTATGTGATCAGTGAACCAGAATGAGATTTATGCACTGGTTTAACAGTGACTTCACTTGACTTAGTGTTTTCTTAAACTTGCAGTTCAGAACATAAACTATTATATAAGTTGATCTCAGTTTTGACGCAACAAAGACAATTTTATGTCACAAGTTTTTATGGCTAGCTTGTGGTTGGATTTTAGACTGATCTCTATGCatgagaaaacagagacaggggGCTTGATAAATTCATGATTAAAActtcacataaaacaaaaaacccagagacaaatcaataaaaaactcaactgaacaggacaaacaaaacaaaaaaaacaaaacaaaaacagaaacagaccagaagatcaaaaacaaaacacattcactgcaaatcaagttgaacaaataaaccaaacatGTCTTTCCCACCTCCATAACGTTTGATCTCAGTCTTGCCCCAGTTGGTCTTGATCACTTTTGGGTCCAATTTGGTGACGATGTCCTCCTCGACACcagagagctgaaacacacagctgtacctCCCCCAGTCTTCAGGTTTGACTGATGAAACGTGCAGGTCAACGCTCTTCTGGAAGGTTCCATCGTGGTTGTGGAGGATCTCTCCGTGGTCCACGTCCTCATAAAGGTCCTCTCCGTCTCTCGTCcagaacaacatgattttgttgGGGTAGAAACCTGAAGCCTGGCAGGtcactggagaggagggagtcttctggaggagagacaccGAGGGaagctctggagagagagagagagagagagagagagagagagagagagagagagagagagagagagaattgaagTTGAAgtagaggaaaagaggaaaggagttGGAGTTTTGGGGGAAGACAGAGGGGAAGACACAGAGGTAGAGTAATGGAGTTgggacaaacagagacagaaagcagtAGAAACAAGCTGAATAAACAAGCTTGCATTAGTTTTATGTACAGTGGGTCTATAGAGTTTTGTTTATATTCACTGTAATGTTACTGTACATTAGCAGTACAAGGGGCATATGAACATAGTTGTGACCATCACACACATCAGGTCATGTGAGTCTACCTTTTCTCAGCAGAGTGCTCCTCCCATAGTCCACATATTTCTTCAGCCAATCAATGCAAATCTGGGTGAGGTAGTTCTTATACATTTCCAACTCagctcttttctcttcccaatTCTGTTTGGTGAGGACAGCCTGTGGTTTTGGAGCGATCCATGTCAGTGTCTTCAGGTCCAGCACTATAAAGTCTTCTCCATCATAACCTTGCTGATCAAATCCATTCACGTCTCCAGTCTCATCATCCCATTCACACCCGTACATTTTCTGAGCAATGTgaacacctgagagagagacacagcaaCAGAGTCTGCAGTAAACCAGAGtgagatccacacacacacacacacacacacacatacacacacatctatcaGTGGTTGATATCACATCttcaccacagagacacactgacccacacacacgccataATTGAAGATCTacacctgctgctgttattgGCTGGATGGACGCCGCTCACAGCCAAACATAATGTGGACAGTGTggacagctgagagagagacagagaggcagagactgcTGTCCAACACACGGACATCCTAACACGGTCACTATCCACTCTTTCCCAtagagacacactgacacacacacacaccaacacacactttatcTACACTGTTGAAGGCAGCAGCTTCATGTGAGCAGCAGAAACCAGCACACCATCCATCAATAATTCCATACAACCAACAGCTTTTAGACATGCATATGTTGGCTTTTTCTTCTGCCTAGTGGGACAAACTAAGACTAATTATTATCAAATTCATAACTCTGTTATATTTTCTTTCAGGGATTGACACACAGCAGTCAATACAGAGCTAATATTATCTAATCTTTGTTTCTACcatatatttattatggtcTGCACACACTGCATCCAAGACCAACTGACTGTGTTTCATTCAAATCTGTGAGGGACTAAAACTTCAGTATCAAGCAGCTGACAATGTGAGAATAAAGAAGTGTTGATGGAGTGTTGCATGGACTGTTTAACAGTCTATTTTAGCAGCATGAAGAGAAACATTAACAAACCTCCAGTTTGGTTGAAGCGCTGCTTTGCAGTCTCAATGTTTTTTATGTAGGCCTGCTGGGAGCGCAACAAGCTGCCAGTTTCCCTCTCCCAGTACTGAGGATCTTCAGCTGTCACGTTGACCATCCAGTCCTGTTTGGgttgtgctctctgtgtgttgctgtcgtAGTAAACAATCTGAGCACCGTCAACTAAACCAACAGCCACAAACTCTGGGAGGTTTGGGACTTGAGATGATGCTGTGTAGAAATACTTCATGGAATGAAGCACTGTAGGACAAATcagatttatgattttttttaagacaaacaTTTGTAATCATGAAATATAACACCAATTTGaagcatgtgttttttgtgcatagATCAACCAATTGTGGACAACTTTcaattattttgtaaaagtgTTGTAGTTCCTCTATTTCATAGGTCAGCAATTAGCAGCCCccgggccacatgtggcccgcAAGCAAAAACATCTGGCCCATGAGATTGTTTGAActagagaatgaaaataaaaaaaaaataaattatactttttaaaaatcagactgacagtctcaaaaaagctctttatttggaaacttcatttttcagaaGAGAAACATTTCAATCGATctaaattcttatttgttatatCTGGATACGAGGGTGAATAAGCGCATCAGCGAGGTGCAGCGTGGACGCttaacatacaaaaacaaatgacgtCAGCGGACAGCGCCTGGTGCTGATATTCCAATAGTCTCTAAAACACAAGTTGTCACTCAAACAACGGACATAGGCGTCATATTATTGACGCCAGTACGTCTGTTCTGTCATTTCACGTGCGCCTATTATTTTCATCCTCCCCTATTAATTCAATAAATTAGcgattgttttgtttgtggccCACCATGTAATGGCTTGGAAAAAATATGGCCCGAGGCCAAACTTAATTGCCGACCCCTTCTCTGTACAGAAACTACAGAGGGAGTTTGGGTGGCCTCACCTGCTTTGTCAGTCAGCACCACAGCCTCCTCACTGCTCCCTCTCAACAACAGTTCATCTTTTGGCAGTAGTTTGCCTCTCAGCCAGGTCTTCAGCAGCAATCAACATCAGCTGCCCTGCCTACACCTTTGAGGGTGTCCCCTCAGTTGGACTGAGCCCTATCAGCTCCACCAGCTATGGGAATATCAGTGAAAAGGACATCATCTGCATTCCAGCCGGTGGCTTCTGTCAGATACAGCCAGCAGCCACACCATCCTGTTCATCAACCCTCCCCAGCTCTACAATCACTGAGCCAACAGACAGAGCCATGGAAAGCAGCACAAGCTCCTGTGGTTCCTCCCAAACATGTGGCTCAAGAAACACTTCCTGTGCCACCTACCCAAACAGCTCCACTCCATGGGGGTTCTCAAGCTCCCCTGAGCACTACAAATATCATCTGCTGCAGAAAGGCTGGCTCAATGCTATCTGTATGATCCATACTTTTACAGACACAGGGGCCAACCTCCTAAAGATGTGGATTTATTGTCGTCCCTGTGGATTTGCAAATCTTCTGTTGTGCATCAGAGAAGGCTAATGGGGCGGTGGCCTACTTGAAGGCCTAAACAACAGCTATCATGCCTTGTCTGGAGCTTAGTGCAGCTCTGTCAGGGGCACAGCTGTGCCAGACACTGCAGAGGGAACTGACCATACCACATAGCCAAACCACTCCACCACTGATGTGGCTGAACTCAACCTCATGTGGTTAGACCTTTGTGGGCACGTGTTGCGGAAACACATGAGCTCACAGAGAGGGATATGTGAACTCAACTATTTATCTAACCGATGACATCACATGAGACAAACATCTGGCTGAACTTTATCAATCTGGTGGCTGGTGTGACAGCCAGAGCTGAGAAAGAGCCCTTTCTGTGGAGTAGTCTCAGTCTTCACCGACCCTTCACTACCAGACCCCAGTCAGCTCGGTACTTAGGTAAATCTCACTACAGCAACCATGCAGGCTCTGCACAGTACAGCTAACAATTCACCTGCCTCAGCTCAGACATACATAAAACTGGCACTTATCCAGAGTGCAACAGGACCGCTTATCCAAGGACAGTAAACTATTGCAAGCATATAAGCCTGTGTCCTATTCCAGCATGATTTGTGCATTGTCCCATGAGTATGACCACACCACAGGCCTCATCAGAGTGGGGGACAGGTTGTGATGTGCTGAAGACTGAAGCCATGATTACCTCCACCCAATGGTTTTTTATTGGGTGATCTGAGGCAGACAAGCTGTACAGCAACATTAAAGTGCGTGGAATGTCAATGTTGGTGGGGAGCACCTACCATCCCCAAAATGGCAGACCTTCCACCCATTTGCCTTCTCCTGCATCGCCCCCCCTTCTATTCAACAGGCATGGGCTGTTTTGGATCCTTCTCTACTCGTGTTGGTCACCAGCAAGAAAAGAAGTGGGGAATCATATTTAAGTGCTTGACTGTGTACACCTGGATTTACTCCAGTTTAGAAAGTGACTCCTTTGTACTTGCTCTGCAGAGCTTCATTGCACGTAGGGGAAGCCCACTGAACTTGTTTCAGACTGTGGGACTAATTTCAAAAGTGGTGAAAGGGACCTCACCAAGGCACGAAGTGCTTTGGAGCAAGAGCTGCAGGGCCTACTGAGGGATTACAGCATAACTCTCTGCTTCAGTCCCCTACAGGCACCTGACTTTGGTGGGGCCATGGAGAGGCAGACCCGCTCTGTGAAGTCAGCTCTCCAGGTACTGCTGAAGAGTCATGTTGTGTccgaggaggctcttctgactATGCTGACAGCGGTTGAGTCAAAACCCGTCGGATATGTATTCTTTAACATGGTGGACCCATTACACCATTACACCATCATACCCAACCCCCTGCTCATGATGAGGCATCTCTGCCACAGACTTTCTTTGTTGACAGTAATATGTTGCAATGGCATCACTGTTGCCACAGCCAGACACTGGCGAACCAGTTCTGGTCCCGCTTTATTAAGGATTATTTGCCTTTACCTCACCTTAGTGACTGTCGGGCAAATCACAATGGTGGCTGAACCACAGCTGCCACATACTTTATCACCCACTGGAACCACTGAACATGTCACCACTGCTACAGATGGCAAAGTCAGGTCTGCTGATATGAGGGTGAAGAGCAAAATGTACACCCGTCCAGTACCTAAACTGGTTGAACTGCCAGATATACCGTCTGAATCCTAAATAGACTCCCTGTGTGAATCCTTACTATTTGTAGATTTGTTGCACAAATTTAGGGAAACCCATATTCAAGATTCACCCACATATTTAGAATGAGGGGCTTTCTCAGCAGCCAGTCAACATTCGGAGCTGGCAGGTGTGAGTGGGCAGCCTCATATGCGCATATGCTCATAGACATATCAATCCCATATGGACACCTGTTGTTTCTTATGATCTTATTATTTCTACTAGTTAATTATAATATTTGGAGATAAGTATGTGAGAATCTTTTACTTCATGCCATTTCATTTactctttgtcttattttacaGTAATTCATCTTGATAGTATATCATGTTTATTACTTGATTGGACTTGcactgttcatttatttatttacgttTTTCTTCCCTTAGAAACTGTACACACTCCTTCGAAAATCCTTTGACTAATCTCTGAAGTGCTATCATTTCTCTCCGTTTGACCAGGCAGGCTGCTGCTAACAAATATAGATCCTTGCCCAGTGCATTCCGGggctcccccacacacacatgactggtaaagtaaaatattacaGTAAGTTCAATGATGTGACTCAAGAGTGTGACAGtctacaaatttattttatttgctgcatTTCTGTCCCATGTTtcgtcttatttattttatttcttgcttttattTGCTGATCTTACCTGGAGatgcaacatgacagaaaaGGAGCAATAAAATTAACCCCTTCATCTTGTTCTGTTTAAGAAATAAAATTCAGAATATT encodes the following:
- the LOC115368109 gene encoding class I histocompatibility antigen, F10 alpha chain-like; amino-acid sequence: MKKFVLLLLFCHVASPVLHSMKYFYTASSQVPNLPEFVAVGLVDGAQIVYYDSNTQRAQPKQDWMVNVTAEDPQYWERETGSLLRSQQAYIKNIETAKQRFNQTGGVHIAQKMYGCEWDDETGDVNGFDQQGYDGEDFIVLDLKTLTWIAPKPQAVLTKQNWEEKRAELEMYKNYLTQICIDWLKKYVDYGRSTLLRKGRLT